Proteins from a single region of Chanodichthys erythropterus isolate Z2021 chromosome 13, ASM2448905v1, whole genome shotgun sequence:
- the LOC137033571 gene encoding uncharacterized protein encodes MLKSKRRKTPLQDAEDHMTHRTDKPGLQEQFISKYKGRGVFTTRAFFRGDFVLEYRGELLSSEESLDRTEHYTEAENAFLFDFQWRGRNWCMDASKEDGSLGRLVNDEHRNPTCKMRTLEVSSKPHLCLFAVRDILPGEEITYNYGDSDWPWRVKPLNQASTESSDKKPSISLGPQRSPHCAAPVSSPGLDEVNSSGPHKQSGKARTSRKTKRFQSRLAKLRKHHEDCYERFNRAETEKERNKIAKSSLVVSTTDASSSSPPCAVSTSVMTSSTSPPPAPPTSPAQPSSSSSSPAQPSLSSSSPAQLSSTSSSPAQPSSSSSSPSQPSSSSSSPAQPSSSSSSPAQPPSSPAPPLSSPCAVSTPVVLSSQMSKTLSLREVPSLRLSRKRQYSGSAISDYSDITDYSDVDYIPKINSDESDGSSSGHDMGKSALMHPKSLKEAGSSSNQFVTAPSPKKMKCQTKETNTLSGDKTFIQSMPSPKQECKTYKKKQYCLYCSKPYSKMARHLEFVHRNEVEVVKAVAYPKNSKERQVQLNHLRKRGNFAHNTDVVRQGHGEMIACYRPKKGKRAKEFIHCIYCQGLYNKSSLWKHIKTCPLKPKDDEAQGRKRVRSLCALNTPVGLEVSTGFKKVLSFMNYDDVSRVVHSDICIMQLGQHMFNRMGSDVTRHDYIRQKMREVGRLLLEARKFTPLRTMVDFIIPANFKHVIAAVKVVSGYDEEKNFYRIPSLALKLGHSLNKICSIVESNAMMYGDHDRAECARDFRKIHQARWNEYISAGAITTLKEAKWNTPQIIPFTQDVKVLHAHLDKKHNELLSKLRTCPSADSYAALAKVTLSQVILFNRRREGEVSRMLLSAFKSRDSSELHKDIAICLSEFERKLCLHFTRVEIRGKRGRKVPVLLKPSMVTAMELLVETREVCGVPAENPFMFARCGAMSAYRGGECINKAACECGIKNPEALSSTRLRKHIATMSKVLNLDENEADQLADFLGHDIRIHRQYYRLPEGTLQLAKMSKVLMAMEKGTLSDFKGKKLDDIEIDPNEQLEAQGDSMSSDEEDYSDVSQTTAPAETDPPVQSDQSVSQEDQGSSNAPKKKWEDNEVKAVERHMMKFIKTCKVPGKQDCERCIHAEPEALKQRTWTGVKNYVRNRITTLKRKGGL; translated from the exons atgctgaaaagCAAAAGGCGTAAAACACCTCTGCAGGATGCAGAGGATCACATGACCCATAGAACTGATAAGCCTGGGCTTCAAGAGCAGTTCATCAGCAAATATAAAG GGCGTGGAGTTTTCACCACTAGAGCTTTTTTCAGGGGTGATTTCGTTCTTGAATACAGAGGTGAACTTCTGAGTTCAGAGGAAAGTCTTGACCGAACTGAACACTACACTGAGGCCGAGAACGCGTTCCTGTTTGATTTTCAGTGGCGTGGCAGAAATTGGTG CATGGATGCATCTAAAGAAGATGGTTCCTTGGGAAGACTTGTAAATGATGAACACAGAAATCCTACTTGCAAAATGAGAACCCTTGAAGTGAGCAGTAAACCTCACCTGTGTCTCTTTGCTGTGCGAGACATTCTACCAGGAGAAGAAATCACCTACAATTACGGAGACTCAGACTGGCCATGGCGAGTCAAG CCTTTGAATCAAGCATCAACTGAATCCTCTGATAAAAAGCCATCCATCAGTTTGGGTCCGCAGAGATCG CCCCATTGTGCTGCTCCTGTTTCTTCACCTGGATTGGACGAGGTGAACAGCAGTGGTCCACATAAGCAGTCAGGCAAAGCAAGAACATCAAGAAAAACG AAGCGGTTTCAATCAAGACTggcaaaattaagaaaacatcatGAAGATTGCTATGAACGTTTTAACAGAGCAGAAACTGAAAAGGAACGCAATAAGATTGCTAAA TCATCCTTAGTTGTGTCCACAACTGATGCATCCTCTTCATCACCACCCTGTGCTGTGTCCACCTCTGTAATGACCTCATCAACGTCACCACCTCCTGCACCACCAACGTCACCTGCGCAGCCCTCGTCGTCCTCATCCTCGCCTGCGCAGCCCTCGTTGTCCTCATCCTCGCCTGCGCAGCTCTCGTCGACCTCCTCCTCTCCTGCGCAGCCCTCGTCGTCCTCATCCTCGCCTTCTCAGCCCTCGTCATCCTCATCCTCGCCTGCGCAGCCCTCATCATCCTCATCCAGCCCAGCACAGCCTCCATCTTCTCCTGCTCCACCCTTATCTTCACCCTGTGCTGTATCCACACCTGTGGTTCTCTCATCACAGATGTCTAAGACACTCTCATTAAGAGAG GTACCCTCTTTAAGGCTATCAAGAAAAAGACAG tATTCAGGAAGTGCCATCAGTGACTACAGCGATATCACAGACTACAGTGATGTTGACTACATACCAAAAATCAACTCTGATGAATCGGATGGTAGTTCTTCTGGACATGACATGGGTAAAAGTGCTTTGATGCATCCAAAATCACTCAAAGAGGCTGGTAGTTCATCTAATCAATTTGTGACGGCACCATCACCAAAAAAGATGAAATGCCAAACTAAAGAGACAAACACCTTGTCTGGTGATAAGACTTTTATTCAGTCCATGCCATCACCAAAGCAGGAATGCAAGACATACAAGAAGAAGCAGTATTGCCTTTATTGCTCTAAGCCATATTCAAAAATGGCAAGACATCTTGAATTTGTCCATCGCAACGAAGTGGAGGTTGTAAAGGCAGTAGCATATCCAAAAAATTCAAAGGAACGACAAGTCCAGTTAAACCACCTTAGAAAAAGGGGCAACTTTGCCCACAACACAGATGTTGTGAGACAAGGACATGGGGAGATGATTGCCTGTTACCGtccaaaaaaaggaaaaagagcCAAAGAATTTATTCACTGCATTTACTGCCAAGGGCTTTACAACAAGAGTAGCCTTTGGAAACATATCAAAACCTGTCCTCTGAAACCTAAAGATGATGAAGCCCAGGGCAGGAAAAGAGTTCGATCTCTGTGTGCTCTGAACACACCAGTTGGCTTAGAAGTAAGCACAGGTTTCAAGAAAGTACTATCCTTTATGAACTATGATGACGTTTCACGCGTAGTCCATTCCGACATATGCATCATGCAGCTGGGGCAGCACATGTTCAACAGGATGGGGTCTGATGTGACCAGACATGACTACATCAGGCAGAAGATGAGAGAAGTTGGCAGACTTCTTCTTGAAGCAAGGAAGTTTACACCACTGAGAACAATGGTAGACTTCATCATACCAGCAAACTTCAAACATGTCATAGCAGCTGTTAAAGTTGTATCTGGCTACGATGAAGAGAAAAACTTCTACCGTATTCCTTCTTTAGCTCTCAAACTTGGGCATTCTTTAAACAAGATCTGTAGCATTGTTGAGAGCAACGCCATGATGTATGGAGATCATGACCGTGCTGAGTGTGCTCGAGACTTCAGGAAAATACACCAGGCAAGGTGGAATGAGTACATTTCTGCTGGTGCTATAACTACTTTGAAAGAAGCCAAGTGGAACACACCACAGATCATTCCTTTCACTCAGGACGTCAAAGTCCTACATGCACATCTTGACAAGAAACACAATGAGCTCCTAAGTAAGCTCAGAACTTGCCCTTCTGCTGACAGCTATGCTGCTCTAGCCAAAGTCACGCTGTCCCAGGTCATCCTGTTCAACAGAAGAAGAGAAGGTGAGGTGTCCCGGATGCTTTTGTCAGCTTTTAAAAGCAGGGATTCTTCTGAGCTACACAAAGACATcgccatctgtctgtctgagttTGAGAGGAAGCTGTGCCTGCACTTCACCAGAGTTGAGATCCGTGGTAAACGGGGGAGAAAGGTTCCTGTGCTCCTCAAGCCTTCGATGGTTACTGCCATGGAGCTGCTCGTTGAAACACGTGAGGTTTGTGGCGTTCCAGCAGAGAATCCCTTTATGTTTGCCAGATGTGGAGCGATGTCTGCCTACAGAGGAGGAGAGTGCATCAATAAAGCTGCTTGTGAATGTGGCATAAAGAATCCCGAAGCGCTGTCATCAACCAGGCTCAGGAAACACATAGCAACCATGTCGAAAGTTCTGAACCTTGATGAGAATGAAGCAGACCAGCTGGCTGATTTCCTTGGTCACGATATTAGAATCCACAGACAGTATTACCGGTTACCAGAGGGGACACTGCAGCTGGCAAAAATGAGTAAAGTCCTAATGGCCATGGAGAAAGGAACACTGTCTGACTTCAAAGGAAAGAAACTTGACGACATTGAAATTGACCCAAATG AGCAACTTGAGGCTCAAGGTGATTCCATGTCAAGTGATGAGGAGGATTACAGTGACGTATCTCAGACAACCGCACCAGCAGAGACTGATCCACCTGTTCAATCTGATCAATCTGTTTCACAAGAGGATCAAG GTTCTTCAAACGCTCCAAAAAAGAAATGGGAGGACAATGAGGTAAAAGCAGTAGAGAGACACATGATGAAGTTCATCAAGACATGCAAAGTTCCTGGTAAGCAAGACTGTGAAAGATGCATTCACGCAGAGCCAGAAGCTTTGAAGCAGCGAACATGGACTGGTGTGAAAAATTATGTGCGGAACAGGATCACGACTCTTAAAAGAAAGGGTGGTTTGTGA